In a genomic window of Amphiprion ocellaris isolate individual 3 ecotype Okinawa chromosome 13, ASM2253959v1, whole genome shotgun sequence:
- the LOC111569863 gene encoding POU domain, class 3, transcription factor 4: protein MATAASSPYTLLSSSPMIHPDSQAMQPASPYRGHQKLLQSDYLQSVQSNGHPLGHQWASSLSEGSPWSASMEQQDVKPGREDLQLGIIHHRSPHVAHHSPHHNNHGNHPGAWGTPVSHNSSITSGQQINIYSQTGFTVNGMLDHGGLTPPPNPQGQGMHPGLRDTLSPEHSDLGGHHCHDHSDEETPTSDELEHFAKQFKQRRIKLGFTQADVGLALGTLYGNVFSQTTICRFEALQLSFKNMCKLKPLLNKWLEEADSSTGSASSIDKIAAQGRKRKKRTSIEVSVKGVLETHFLKCPKPSAPEITSLADTLQLEKEVVRVWFCNRRQKEKRMTPPGEPPPHEGPYSHSGSAGDASSCHDL, encoded by the coding sequence ATGGCCACAGCTGCCTCCAGCCCCTACACCCTGCTCAGCTCCAGTCCCATGATCCACCCGGACAGCCAGGCCATGCAGCCTGCTAGCCCCTACAGAGGACACCAGAAACTCCTCCAGAGCGACTACCTGCAGAGCGTCCAGAGCAACGGACACCCCCTCGGGCACCAGTGGGCGAGCAGCCTGTCGGAGGGCAGCCCCTGGTCGGCCTCCATGGAGCAGCAGGACGTGAAACCAGGCCGAGAGGACCTGCAGCTCGGCATCATCCATCACCGCTCCCCGCACGTAGCGCATCACTCCCCTCATCACAACAACCATGGCAACCACCCGGGAGCTTGGGGAACTCCGGTGTCCCACAACTCCTCCATCACCAGCGGACAGCAGATCAACATCTACTCCCAGACGGGCTTCACTGTCAACGGCATGTTGGACCACGGTGGTCTCACACCTCCACCCAACCCGCAGGGCCAAGGCATGCACCCGGGCCTCAGGGACACACTCAGCCCCGAGCACAGTGACCTCGGCGGGCACCACTGCCACGACCACTCCGACGAGGAGACGCCGACTTCGGACGAGCTGGAGCACTTTGCCAAGCAGTTCAAACAGCGGAGAATCAAGCTGGGCTTTACGCAGGCGGACGTGGGTTTGGCTCTGGGCACACTATACGGGAACGTCTTTTCCCAAACTACCATCTGCAGGTTCGAGGCGCTGCAGCTGAGCTTTAAAAACATGTGCAAACTAAAGCCGCTGCTGAACAAGTGGCTGGAGGAGGCAGACTCGTCCACAGGCAGCGCTAGCAGTATAGACAAGATAGCAGCtcaggggaggaagaggaagaagcggACGTCCATCGAGGTGAGCGTGAAGGGAGTTCTGGAGACGCACTTTCTCAAGTGTCCCAAGCCGTCCGCGCCGGAGATCACGTCGCTGGCGGACACGCTGCAGCTGGAGAAGGAGGTGGTGCGCGTTTGGTTCTGCAACCGGCGGCAGAAGGAGAAGCGCATGACGCCGCCCGGTGAACCTCCGCCACACGAGGGACCGTATTCTCACAGCGGGAGCGCGGGAGACGCCTCGTCGTGCCACGATCTCTGA